GTGTTCAGATCCACTCCGGCCAATTCTAATACTTTCTGTACGTATTGAGAATATCCATACCCCAGAAACTGTATAGTATGTCCTGGACACCGTGCAAAAGGCCTTTGACATTTGCTTCCCGTTCCAGTACACTCTTTATTGGCCAATAGCGTTGCTCAATGACTGGCGCAACCAGTATCGTGCGGCGCGTGGAAATCACCCGGCCTCTTGGGATCGGTGGCGCAATGGCGGTGGAGCGACCTCGAACGAAAAGGATATGGAATGTTGCTCTCTTGGTGGCAAGCCTGGCGGTGGGCTTTGGAATTGCCGTGCAATGGCGCTCTCAGAGCCGCCTGCCGGTGTCGATCTCCGAGTATTCTCGCCAGGAAAGCGCGGAGACTATCGTCCGCCTGGAGGCCGAACAAGCCGCGCTGAAGGAGACCATCACCCAGTTGCGGGCGGAACTGGCCACCTATCAAGAACTGGCCGCCGACACGGGCACGTTAGCCCAACTGCAGGCCCAATTACAAGCCGCGCGCGCCCTTGCCGGCCTCTTGCCGTTGACAGGGCCTGGCGTACAGGTGGTGTTGGATGACAGCCGTTTGCGGATGCAACCCGTCCCCGAGAACGTATCTGCCTACCTCATCCACGAGTACGATTTGCGCGATGTAGTAAATCTCCTCTGGATGGCGGGCAGTGAAGCCATCGCCATCAACGACGAACGGCTTGTTGGCACCACCTCCATCTACTGCGTGGGCAGCACCATTTTGGTCAATGACACCCGTCTTTCTCCACCCTACCTCATTGCCGCCATCGGTGATCCCGACGCCCAGGTGGATATGCTGAACAACCCCCTGTACCTGGAGAACCTGCGCCAGCGGGCGAAAATCTACGGGGTCCAATTCACCGTGTCGCGCCAAGATGAACTGATCATCCCCGCTTTCGATGGTGGCTTCCGGATCGAATACGCCCGGGTGAGGGAGCAGGAGCGATGAGGTCATCGGTATCCTTCGGTGGTCGGACAGCCCAACTCACTTTGGCGGCATTGAGTTTCGTCCTCGGACTGTTC
This genomic interval from Chloroflexota bacterium contains the following:
- a CDS encoding DUF881 domain-containing protein translates to MTGATSIVRRVEITRPLGIGGAMAVERPRTKRIWNVALLVASLAVGFGIAVQWRSQSRLPVSISEYSRQESAETIVRLEAEQAALKETITQLRAELATYQELAADTGTLAQLQAQLQAARALAGLLPLTGPGVQVVLDDSRLRMQPVPENVSAYLIHEYDLRDVVNLLWMAGSEAIAINDERLVGTTSIYCVGSTILVNDTRLSPPYLIAAIGDPDAQVDMLNNPLYLENLRQRAKIYGVQFTVSRQDELIIPAFDGGFRIEYARVREQER